The proteins below are encoded in one region of Candidatus Cybelea sp.:
- a CDS encoding alkaline phosphatase family protein, which translates to MGRYYFNRGAGLVCALIFLSGCGGQSMGAIPLHPAVAQIQTDAAGRIYGSNGAIKHIVIIIQENRTVDNLFNGLPGADTVRSGKNMQGQTVALQPISLTARYDMSHRHHAWLSDYDRGVMNGFNSEPENCYVPGNCPPAQVASYGYVPRTQVWQYWEMAQAYTFADKLFQSNQGPSFPAHQYLVSGTSTISRNSPLKAADNPGDTNGISNQGGCDSVKSTRVLTIDPAGNEGKSVFPCFDRESIMDLMNKSGVSWTYYQESHGAGQFHAPDAIRQIRYGPSYDNVKWPSAKILHDIREGQLAQVVFVTPSAKASDHPAHNNGTGPSWVASIVNAIGKSPYWKSTAIIVTWDDWGGWYDHVRPPVYNSYELGFRVPMIVISPYARRKYVSHTQY; encoded by the coding sequence ATGGGACGCTATTATTTTAATCGTGGCGCGGGATTAGTCTGTGCGCTGATTTTTCTTTCGGGCTGCGGCGGCCAAAGTATGGGCGCAATTCCCCTGCATCCGGCAGTCGCGCAGATCCAAACCGATGCCGCCGGCCGCATCTACGGCAGCAACGGTGCGATTAAGCACATCGTCATCATAATCCAGGAGAATCGCACCGTTGATAATCTGTTCAACGGCCTCCCGGGAGCCGACACCGTGCGATCCGGCAAGAACATGCAAGGCCAGACGGTCGCGCTCCAGCCGATCTCCTTGACGGCACGCTACGACATGTCGCACCGGCATCATGCATGGTTGAGCGACTATGACCGCGGTGTAATGAACGGGTTTAATTCGGAGCCTGAGAACTGCTACGTACCCGGGAACTGCCCGCCCGCGCAGGTAGCATCGTATGGCTACGTGCCCCGCACGCAGGTATGGCAGTACTGGGAGATGGCACAAGCCTATACCTTTGCCGACAAACTCTTTCAGTCAAATCAAGGCCCGAGTTTCCCCGCACATCAATACCTCGTTAGCGGAACATCGACGATTAGCAGAAACTCTCCGCTAAAGGCTGCCGACAATCCCGGCGACACGAACGGCATATCCAACCAGGGAGGCTGCGATTCCGTTAAATCGACGAGAGTCTTGACGATTGACCCCGCCGGAAATGAAGGGAAGTCGGTATTTCCGTGCTTCGACCGCGAGTCCATCATGGACTTGATGAACAAGAGCGGGGTCTCGTGGACGTACTACCAAGAGAGCCACGGAGCCGGGCAGTTTCATGCCCCCGATGCTATCAGGCAGATTCGCTACGGGCCTTCGTACGACAACGTGAAGTGGCCGTCTGCAAAAATCTTGCACGATATCCGCGAGGGACAACTCGCGCAGGTGGTCTTCGTTACCCCGAGTGCTAAGGCGTCCGATCATCCGGCGCATAATAATGGTACCGGGCCGTCTTGGGTGGCCTCGATTGTCAATGCGATCGGCAAAAGCCCGTACTGGAAGTCCACGGCAATCATTGTGACCTGGGACGACTGGGGCGGCTGGTACGATCACGTGCGGCCGCCCGTGTATAATTCGTACGAGCTTGGCTTCCGGGTTCCGATGATCGTAATTTCACCCTACGCTCGTCGCAAGTACGTATCGCACACGCAGTACGA